One region of Citrus sinensis cultivar Valencia sweet orange chromosome 6, DVS_A1.0, whole genome shotgun sequence genomic DNA includes:
- the LOC102610699 gene encoding uncharacterized protein LOC102610699: MSNEQDDERRLYQCVRKYKIIVKQFDELIEMMSARTKPPKRRRVASRCGGSSSNAATTTAPASSSQPDQNEVFVQTISRFLQDLRTESDSTTDPHGLSSTRNQK; this comes from the exons ATGTCCAACGAACAAGACGATGAAAGAAGGCTGTATCAATGTGTGAGGAAGTACAAAATAATTGTGAAGCAG TTTGATGAGCTGATTGAGATGATGAGTGCCAGGACAAAACCACCAAAACGAAGAAGAGTAGCCTCT AGATGTGGAGGAAGCAGCAGCAATGCTGCTACTACTACTGCCCCTGCGTCCTCAAGTCAGCCAGACCAAAATGAGGTATTTGTGCAGACGATATCGAGGTTTCTCCAGGATCTGAGAACTGAGTCCGACTCTACAACAGATCCTCATGGTTTGTCAAGCACAAGAAATCAAAAATAG
- the LOC102611005 gene encoding uncharacterized protein LOC102611005 — protein MRGRRARVLVGLVIVMLMGTAVYLRLWIIDYTVSSADTELLRRQFDLANREAMDESAEWRLKYDKQVERVTKCTQELNRVKESFEKQIKDPANINQKIVMLQKENKALLERIKVLNQQLEAQKMKCSS, from the exons ATGAGGGGGAGGAGGGCGCGCGTGTTAGTGGGTTTGGTGATAGTTATGTTAATGGGTACCGCCGTTTACTTGAGGCTCTGGATTATCGATTATACTGTTTCTTCTGCTGACACTGAGTTGCTcag gaGACAGTTTGATCTTGCAAATAGGGAGGCAATGGATGAGTCTGCAGAATGGAGACTCAAATATGATAAACAAGTGGAGAGGGTAACCAAGTGTACTCAAGAACTAAACAGG GTTAAGGAATCTTTTGAGAAGCAGATCAAGGATCCTGCTAACATCAACCAAAAAATTGTAATGCTTCAAAAG gAAAATAAAGCCTTGCTTGAAAGGATAAAAGTCTTAAATCAGCAGCTTGAGGCTCAGAAGATGAAGTGCAGCTCATGA